One Methanobrevibacter millerae genomic region harbors:
- the mmp3 gene encoding methyl-coenzyme M reductase-associated protein Mmp3, with amino-acid sequence MLIKVNGKEIDVAEGSTIQDVIDETNAPYTPGSIICLIKGKKELEKNITKYKIKTTQGSIIIELLDDEEAKPLVDVWKNQYEEFTDLSIRWSTPTEVAIGPIVTDLEPTHDEFKYYEGDVVLSLSSFSNESTHLILLKENTTNVYGVPPYNKGIFARIIGGKKTLAELTDDDEVTSIEPIIERSTTTDSASVSDLSTVLEAGNELYTYISFEIDENSPVCVEHLFSLIKGNRIKVHFDSNSFLGFYDLEGIDKPKENTTQRVRGTITIRNNGGGVGRMYVYRENRVLTPNHTTVGRITAGMELIDIAKKDDFITVESKQKRLLLLSKSQGEASKLLAEAGIEHIREGVTDDDGLIVEQSPRHTIDILNEGKVVTKAVDPEKVVEVKFVDNAPRSVKYFKLISGLLENPVGKIKIHFAVPGMHITIFEGDKKLAKGLIPENNPVDVVNECEIGITNMSAKAAGLIGVRFEPNREFGPTAESFGATNIIGKMVANTEGLEDLKEGVEVYVRESMS; translated from the coding sequence ATGTTAATTAAAGTTAATGGCAAAGAGATTGATGTGGCAGAAGGTTCAACAATCCAGGACGTTATTGATGAAACCAATGCCCCATATACTCCTGGTAGTATTATTTGTCTAATTAAGGGTAAAAAAGAACTGGAAAAGAATATAACTAAGTATAAAATTAAGACAACCCAAGGTTCTATCATTATCGAACTTTTAGATGATGAGGAGGCAAAACCTCTTGTTGACGTTTGGAAAAACCAGTATGAGGAATTCACCGACTTATCCATAAGGTGGTCCACCCCTACGGAAGTGGCAATCGGACCTATCGTAACCGATTTGGAGCCTACCCATGACGAATTCAAGTATTATGAGGGTGATGTTGTTTTAAGTTTATCTAGTTTCAGTAACGAGTCAACGCACTTGATTCTTCTTAAGGAAAATACCACTAACGTATATGGCGTGCCCCCATACAACAAGGGTATTTTTGCACGCATTATCGGTGGTAAAAAGACTTTGGCGGAATTGACTGATGACGATGAGGTAACTTCCATTGAACCGATCATTGAAAGAAGTACAACAACGGACAGCGCATCCGTTTCCGATTTGAGCACTGTTCTTGAAGCGGGAAATGAACTTTACACCTACATTTCCTTTGAAATTGATGAGAACTCACCGGTCTGTGTCGAACACTTGTTTTCATTAATTAAGGGCAATAGGATTAAGGTTCACTTTGATTCAAATTCATTTTTGGGCTTTTATGACCTTGAAGGCATTGACAAACCTAAGGAAAATACTACCCAAAGGGTACGAGGAACCATAACCATTAGAAATAATGGTGGCGGCGTAGGCAGAATGTACGTTTATCGTGAAAACAGGGTTTTAACCCCAAATCACACTACGGTGGGTAGAATCACTGCAGGAATGGAGCTTATTGATATTGCGAAAAAGGATGATTTCATTACTGTTGAATCCAAGCAGAAAAGATTGCTTCTGCTCAGCAAAAGTCAGGGCGAAGCAAGCAAATTGCTGGCCGAAGCCGGAATTGAGCATATCCGTGAAGGAGTTACCGATGATGATGGATTAATCGTAGAGCAGTCTCCTAGACATACCATTGATATTTTAAATGAAGGAAAAGTCGTAACAAAAGCCGTTGATCCTGAAAAAGTGGTTGAAGTTAAATTCGTTGACAATGCGCCAAGATCAGTCAAGTACTTTAAGTTAATATCCGGCCTTTTGGAAAACCCTGTCGGAAAAATCAAGATTCACTTTGCGGTGCCTGGAATGCACATTACCATCTTTGAAGGGGACAAAAAACTGGCTAAGGGACTCATTCCCGAAAACAACCCTGTAGATGTTGTAAATGAATGTGAAATTGGTATCACCAACATGTCTGCAAAGGCAGCAGGACTGATTGGTGTAAGGTTTGAGCCTAACAGGGAATTCGGACCGACTGCAGAATCATTTGGCGCTACAAACATTATAGGTAAAATGGTAGCCAATACTGAAGGTTTAGAAGATTTAAAAGAAGGAGTTGAAGTATATGTCAGAGAATCTATGTCCTAA
- a CDS encoding methanogenesis marker 6 protein — protein MSENLCPKVNMSSEDWDPDVITRMIILGPGARVSESEIVGEFHMLGLPLTIKNTCYGSMISGKKEDVYKAIEEIRKLDPPHIFTKERGFAPGDPRRCRGHRFGPREGFHQMEKEYTILGYVGEALENPKDVTVEKKKPVKVDDFKEIMYESLENK, from the coding sequence ATGTCAGAGAATCTATGTCCTAAAGTTAACATGAGTAGTGAAGATTGGGATCCGGACGTAATTACTCGTATGATAATTCTCGGACCTGGAGCTCGCGTAAGTGAAAGTGAGATTGTGGGAGAATTCCACATGCTTGGCCTTCCTTTAACAATCAAGAACACATGCTACGGATCAATGATTAGTGGCAAAAAGGAAGACGTTTACAAGGCGATTGAGGAAATCAGAAAGCTTGACCCTCCGCACATATTCACAAAGGAAAGAGGATTCGCTCCGGGTGACCCTAGAAGATGCAGGGGTCATAGATTCGGACCTAGGGAAGGATTCCATCAAATGGAAAAGGAATACACAATACTGGGTTATGTTGGCGAAGCTTTGGAAAATCCGAAAGACGTAACGGTTGAAAAGAAAAAACCGGTTAAAGTTGATGATTTTAAAGAAATAATGTATGAAAGTTTAGAAAACAAATAA
- a CDS encoding methanogenesis marker 5 protein has product MVKVAIYPPNSLILADLIERKGHTPLVLQKQIRQKIKDPEIDSPPMNITEDDPIQGLKYAAIEVPSGVRGRMAIIGPLIDEAEAAIIVDGAPYGFGCIGCARTNELSIFLLRNRDIPILEVDYPTNQDETYVMVNNINEFVDSLEEKVEEE; this is encoded by the coding sequence ATGGTTAAAGTAGCTATTTATCCTCCAAATTCATTAATCTTGGCAGATTTAATTGAAAGGAAAGGTCATACTCCTTTGGTTCTTCAAAAACAAATTAGACAAAAGATAAAAGATCCGGAGATTGATTCTCCTCCGATGAACATTACAGAAGACGACCCGATTCAGGGTCTTAAATATGCGGCTATCGAGGTTCCGTCAGGTGTTCGTGGCAGAATGGCAATTATCGGACCTCTGATTGATGAGGCTGAAGCCGCAATCATCGTTGACGGCGCACCTTACGGTTTCGGTTGTATTGGTTGTGCAAGAACAAACGAATTATCAATATTCTTACTTAGGAATCGTGACATTCCTATTCTGGAAGTGGATTATCCGACAAATCAGGATGAAACCTACGTTATGGTAAACAACATCAATGAGTTCGTTGATTCACTAGAAGAAAAAGTTGAGGAGGAATAA